The following are encoded together in the Daucus carota subsp. sativus chromosome 5, DH1 v3.0, whole genome shotgun sequence genome:
- the LOC135152846 gene encoding protein FAR1-RELATED SEQUENCE 5-like, whose protein sequence is MADSLFEDFVPRKRVKKVDNKDYVDVDDVVKVDSVVDRVFIDLKDDENVDDKEYVSVDEDCIDDRNVVSSDDEVDENVESDDKGVDNKFIDENERNKNMEVPYLNQRFDNLDDADRFIRSYALKNGFAVKIQQTKKRAKVDEIYARMFVCRLAGENQDKNVVDEEVCVGSSKGTRRRDKLPRSGCKVRMFVVKKKKKDYWELTTVELEHNHDLVSPSKMTLIQRERHVTSAARNLINVLNVSGIRPSQTMSLFSNMQGGVSNVGFGSQNIRNVVRDERKKKIQVSDAQAGLDLLSRLKEEGGGKFFVKTQVDGENRLKNLVWVDPKCLMAYSNFGDVVAFDTTYRTNRYAMPFVPFTGVNHHYQSVLFGFALMRDEVKSSFEWVLRTWLEAVGDKHPNAIITDQDQAMAGAIASILPQTRHLLCSWHISQKFPEKLNTLYIKHPGTFKVDFNQCIYHSLTEDIFEERWKDLVVKYDLKDHSWLQGLYLLKEKWISAYTKSTFSAGQTTTSRSEGMNAFFDSYVSSSTGLKQFVENAQKAIERQFMREKEEDNDTKNKTRYLRLKTALEQDGASIYTKEMFRQFQVQLVEASKYFVEKDKDQLTLGDEVTHYRCFRPLTQIDKRTMYEVKFNKVAVTGRCVCRMYEHLEIDTRLKG, encoded by the coding sequence ATGGCGGATTCTTTGTTCGAGGATTTTGTTCCAAGAAAAAGAGTTAAAAAAGTTGATAATAAGGATTACGTAGATGTAGATGATGTTGTTAAGGTTGATAGTGTTGTAGATCGTGTGTTTATTGATTtaaaagatgatgaaaatgttgaTGATAAAGAATATGTTAGTGTTGATGAAGATTGTATTGATGATCGAAATGTTGTTAGTAGTGATGATGAGGTTGATGAGAACGTAGAGAGTGATGATAAAGGAGTggataataaatttattgatgagaatgaaagaaataaaaacATGGAAGTCCCGTATTTGAATCAGAGATTTGATAATTTAGATGACGCAGATAGATTTATTAGGTCATATGCCCTTAAGAATGGGTTTGCGGTGAAAATACAACAAACAAAGAAACGGGCAAAAGTTGATGAAATATATGCCCGAATGTTTGTTTGTAGACTCGCGGGTGAAAATCAAGACAAAAATGTGGTGGATGAAGAAGTATGTGTAGGCAGTAGTAAGGGCACACGTCGTCGGGACAAACTTCCTAGAAGTGGTTGTAAGGTTAGGATGTTTGTggtgaaaaagaagaaaaaagattatTGGGAGTTGACAACCGTTGAATTAGAACACAATCATGATCTTGTATCTCCTAGTAAGATGACTTTGATTCAACGGGAAAGACATGTGACGAGTGCGGCAAGAAATCTTATAAATGTGTTAAATGTGTCGGGTATTCGCCCTAGCCAAACCATGAGTCTTTTTAGCAATATGCAAGGTGGAGTAAGTAATGTTGGTTTTGGTAGCCAAAATATTAGGAATGTAGTGCGGGATGAGCGGAAGAAAAAGATACAAGTGAGTGATGCTCAagcgggtttggatttgttaaGTCGTCTTAAAGAGGAAGGCGGTGGGAAGTTTTTTGTGAAAACTCAAGTGGATGGAGAAAACCGTTTGAAAAATCTAGTATGGGTGGATCCTAAATGTTTGATGGCCTATAGTAATTTTGGAGATGTTGTTGCTTTTGATACGACATACCGAACGAATAGGTATGCCATGCCATTTGTGCCTTTTACAGGGGTCAATCATCATTACCAATCTGTTCTTTTTGGATTTGCACTCATGAGGGATGAAGTAAAAAGTAGTTTCGAATGGGTGCTAAGAACATGGCTTGAAGCGGTTGGCGATAAACACCCGAACGCTATAATCACGGACCAAGATCAAGCTATGGCGGGGGCAATTGCATCCATACTACCCCAAACCCGACATTTGTTGTGTTCTTGGCATATAAGCCAGAAGTTCCCCGAAAAATTGAACACCCTTTATATTAAGCATCCGGGAACATTCAAAGTAGATTTCAACCAATGCATATACCATTCACTGACGGAGGATATTTTTGAGGAGAGGTGGAAAGATTTAGTGGTGAAGTATGATTTGAAAGATCATTCATGGTTGCAAGGATTGTATTTGTTGAAGGAGAAATGGATCTCGGCCTATACTAAGAGTACATTCTCTGCGGGTCAGACCACGACATCGAGGAGCGAGGGAATGAATGCATTCTTTGATAGCTATGTTAGTTCTAGTACAGGATTGAAGCAATTTGTTGAGAATGCACAAAAAGCAATTGAAAGACAATTTATGCGGGAGAAGGAGGAGGACAATGATACGAAGAATAAAACCCGTTACTTGAGGTTGAAGACGGCTTTGGAACAAGACGGGGCTTCCATATATACCAAGGAGATGTTTCGCCAATTTCAAGTTCAATTGGTGGAAGCCTCTAAATACTTTGTCGAGAAGGATAAAGATCAATTGACATTAGGGGATGAAGTCACACATTATAGGTGTTTTAGACCCCTGACCCAAATCGACAAAAGAACAATGTATGAAGTGAAATTCAACAAAGTGGCCGTAACAGGAAGATGTGTGTGTCGGATGTATGAACATTTAGAAATAGATACGAGGTTGAAGGGGTGA
- the LOC108223515 gene encoding plant UBX domain-containing protein 8, which produces MLEAAIFGGIPEGSSYHVPYAPHQYMQNGFDGSGTYARPAPPPPSPSLTAQRLIREQQDDEYLASLQADREKEFKAREEAEVRLIEEQAAREAALVVERQQAEELQRKLQEEQEMERQLAAKEACLPNEPSPDDETFITFLVRMPDGSRRGRRFLKSHRLQYLFDYIDVGRQVKPGTYRLEEKYYCKWTRGWAT; this is translated from the exons ATGCTTGAGGCTGCTATTTTTGGTGGAATTCCAGAAGGGAGTTCGTATCATGTACCATATGCACCACATCAGTACATGCAGAATGGTTTCGATGGATCTGGAACTTATGCTAGGCCGGCGCCTCCTCCACCATCGCCTTCTCTAACTGCTCAGCGCTTGATACGAGAACAGCAG GATGATGAATATCTTGCGTCACTGCAAGCTGATCGAGAAAAAGAGTTTAAGGCCAGGGAAGAAGCTGAGGTACGTCTCATTGAGGAGCAAGCAGCCAGAGAAGCTGCACTTGTGGTGGAAAGACAACAGGCGGAAGAATTGCAGAGAAAATTGCAGGAAGAACAG GAAATGGAAAGACAATTGGCAGCAAAAGAAGCTTGTCTTCCTAATGAACCATCTCCAGATGATGAAACTTTTATAACCTTTCTTGTTCGAATGCCTGATGGCAGCCGCAGAGGTCGCAGATTTCTCAAGTCCCACAGACTGCAG TATCTTTTCGACTATATTGATGTTGGTCGACAGGTCAAGCCTGGCACTTACAGATTG GAGGAGAAGTATTATTGCAAGTGGACGCGAGGTTGGGCAACTTAA